AATCCATAGCCACTTAGAAGGTATAATGGGAAAAAGTGACATTCGCCACCATAGAAATTACAGAGGGTTAGGTGAAGAAACCTCCAAACCCAAAGCACAATGTAAAGCTTCAATAATTGGAGACTTTACTTCCTTTTTAAACTGAGTAAAGATGTCATTTGTTTAACTGAAACACATTTAATGCAAAATCAGTCAAAATTCAGATGGATTGTTGGGTGTAGGAAGAAGTTTGACAAAATTCTATCATCTACatgaaaaatatacagaaaatatgtGGTTGGGAATCAGcaagaatttgtttgttttgtttatggtgctggggattgaacccagggcttccgaatgctaggcaaatgctctcctACTGAGTTGATCCCAGCTGAAAGATTTGTTCTTTAACGAAAGATAATGTCAGAGGCTTACACTATCAGGCACTAAGACACATTCCAAAGCTATAATCATTACATTATGTGGTATCATCATGGGAGGGGACAGGAGCAGAATAAATCTGAATATAGATCAGTGTGAGTGTAagaatttattttgtgatagaGACCACTCAAGTGAGTTGGTTCTATGACCTTGGGCTTCATCTGGGGTGCATAGGGATGgacctctcttctccctccaaaGATATTCTTCCAGGGCCTTTGCCTGCAAGAGGCTGATTAAAAGCAATCAGCTCCAGTGTGCCCAGAGCACTCCCTTCTCCTATCTTGTATGATCCTCAAGGAGGCAGCATGAGATCAAATACACTAAAAAGTGAAGTTCTCACTAACCCCAGGATATAGTTATCCAAGCCTATTATTGCAAAttaggaaaagggagagaaagtgaAACCCCCCATAAgcccacaaatatttattttttccaaaaccaAGACATACAGTGTATGCAGTTTTGTAACCTGCTGAGTTCATGTCATATCATATATTGTGTTTAAATATCCTTTGTAATTTCTGGTGGTTGTGTGCTATTCCTTAAGGGACGACCACCATGATTTATTTAACTGTTCCCCTAAAGTTGATTCTTTTCCATACAGCATAAATAATGTTCTTGTGAACAACCTACTGTTTTTTAAAGTCTcatttctgatcattttcttGGGCTGGATTCCTACAAGTGGAGTTACCTGGTCAAAGGGAAGAACTGTGTTCTGAAATCTTGACAGAAAATTTGcaaattgctttccagaaaaaATGAACCAACTCAGGAAGTAAGCGCTAGCTTCCTACCTTCACCAGCACCAgcattatttttagtgtttttactTTGGCAATTCGCTAGTCTCTGTGTGCCAGCACCAGTGCTAGGGATTATGTAATGTAATCTTCACACTCCTCTGGGAGGGGGCGCTCATTTTATAGGGACCAAACAGACTCTCGCCTGGCCTCAAGGCTGGGGAACCCAGATTCAACCCCGGACTTCTCCAGCGCAGTCACCCTGATCGAGGTGTCAACGTGCTTCCGCCTGGTTGGCTGCCTGAGCGATCTGGACTCGCCCCTTCGCTCCGCCTGCGCCGCTGTGGCAACAAAGTGCGTTTTCTAATCCACGGATTTGATGTTGTCATTTGCAGGCTTCACTCCCTTCCCTACAGTCCCCTACCCTTCCGGGATGATGCCCACCTCCTCAAAGCCCCCACCTTCTTGGATGCCTCTCTTCGCAGCAGCGCGGAAGTTCCCGGCCAGGGACCCCACCCCGCTCGATCCCCGCGTCTCAAGTCCAAGCACCTCTGGACTGATCCAGGTCGAGTTAGAGACCTCAGCCACTCCCCGGGGGCTGCAGCAGAGCCTGTCCCGAGCCTTGAGGCAGCTCCTGTCACCTGACTGCAGTGATTTGTTGACGCTGCCAGACAGCCACGACCTGCCTCAGGACTGCGGTCCGTAGCGCCACCGTGCGCCCTGTCCTCACACAGTCGGCGCTGAACGCAAAATAAGCGAAATGCCCAGGTCTGTGGACGGCTCTGAGCAACCAACAGGGGAAAGGCTGCCACTTAGAAACCAAGGGTAATGGGCGGAGTGGTCCTGGATAGTGGACGGAGCCGTCTTTAGGGGTCTTTGGGGGCAGGACGAGGGGGCAGGGCCGTCTTTTATAATTGAACTCCGCTCTCCTCGCCTCCTCTTTGGCCAAGTCTAACAAGAAAAAATACTCTCAAGCCAGCCCCCCGCACCCCGTTCTAGGGCAAACTCGCGCGGGGCTCTGCGACCTTGGCCGCCCTCTCGTCGGGCCTCGGTAGCCGAATGTGCACCGGCCGGCTGCacgccccctcccaccccaggcccGCGAGGGCTCAGGATCACGGGACAGCGGCAGCCTCGGAGAGGTCGGTTAGGGACGGGTCCTCCTGAAAGTCCCCGGCGATGTCCCAGCCGGACGATAGACTCCTCTGGGTAACAGACAGACCTGGGACTCAGAGCCACCCCTTCCCAATGCAGAGGACGCTGGACCGAAGGTCTGCGTTGCCTGGGAGTCCCTGGCACTTGGGAGCAGCGCCCGCAGCTGCCCAGGCTCGGGGTGAGCGGACGCCGCACCCGCAGCGTGATTGGTGCGCGGGGCCGTTCTCGTGGCGCGGCGGGATGCAGCGGGACCTCCGGTCCTACAGAGGGCGCTGCCCGGCCCGCCAGGGGACTGGCCTTCCGAGTGTCCAGGCCCCGGCGGAGCTGCGGGGAGTCCCGGAACCCGCGAGCCCGAGCCACCGGGCTCGAGTGTGACTGGCGCGCGGCCGGCGCTTCCCGTGTGGCTACGCGATTGCTGAGCGCGAGGGGGAGGCTGCGCAGTGGGCGCCGCGCGGGGAGGCGAGGTGGGGGCGGGGACCGGGAGGGCTGCAGCGCCGGTGGCCACTTGCTGGGCGGCTGCAGGCTTCGCGGGCGGGGGCTCGGGGTGCAGGGCAGCGTTGGCTGTGTCTGCCTAGGGAGGGGACGGAGGAATGGGGGGCGGCGGCATCGCAGGGCGCCGGGGCTGGGATTGGGCTGGAGGGAGGAACGCGAAGGTTTGGGGGAGGGGGATGATGTTATTGACAACATAGGCACAAAGGGAGAGGGTGGCGGTATCAGAAAGGGTGCGAGTGGAGAGAGCTGGCATCGGGAAGTGATGGACGCACAGAACGACCGGAGGTGGGGGCGGGATGTGTATTTGGGTTGGAAGCTTGGAAACGTCAGAGTTGGAGAGCTGGAGGGACGAGGTGGGGGGGTTTGAAGGAGGGACCGTTGGCAGGATTGGGGGGGAACTGGCAGGAGAGTGGTTGAATCCTGAGCCTGGCGGGACTGGGGGCGGATGGGAAGGAAAGGGGTGCAAGTGGGCGTTctccaggcagggctgggagcGAAGCTGCGCGGCTTAGCGGGCAGTGTTTGAGTCTGTGGGTCGGGGTGTGTGGCcttggtggggagggaagaggatcaGGACTGACCCGCGGTGGGGACCCAGCCTtactccccttccttcctttagcCACCATGTTcaaccagcagcagcagcagttccagcagcagcagttgcagcagcagcagttgCTGCAGCTCCAGCAGCTGCTCCAGCAGTCCCCACCACAGGCCCCGTTGCCCATGGCTGTCAGCAGGTGAGTTCCCCACCTGGGGATGGAGGCTGCAGCTCCCACTGAGACCCATGTCTTGGAGCACCCGCATCCAGTCCTTTCTCCCAGGGGCATCCTTGTTTGAGTCCTGGAGGTCATCATCTCCCACTCTCAAGGGGATCTTCCATCTGTGTGGGAGGGTGGGCACAAGAGAGGGGGTCTCAGGAGGAAAGTGGGTCTGACTTTCTCAGTAACCCTGACACTCCCTGCCCACACACAGGGGCCTCCCCcagcagcagcctcagcagcagctCCTAAGTCTTCAGGGCACCCACTCGGCCTCCCTCCTCAATGGCTCCCTGCTCCAGAGAGCTTTGCTTTTGCAGCAGTTACAAGGTATGACTCAGGCCCCTTTGCATCCGTGTGCACACTAGCTCCCCAGCAAGCCTGCACTCAGTCTCACCAAAACACACAGTGACCCTGAGAGTGCCCTGACTCACAGGTAAGGACACAGGGCTCCAGGAGTTGAAGGACTCTAAGCTGCTAAGTTGAATGCAGATCTGTCTGATCACTGAGGTGTGCCCAGGGCCATGGTGCTGGCTCCTTGGGCAGTGCTCCACGTCCCTCACTGACATTCAGATTAGATGCCATttgtcagatgaggaaactgagaaaggAGGTCACTTGCTCTGGGTCACATAGCACACCAGCAGTGGCCCAGCTAGACCTCCTAAGCACCAGGCCTCTGAGTGCTTATCTCTGCCTTGAGCATTAAGGCCGtgcctttgcctcagtttccacatgcGGAAAACAGTGTCAGCTCTTCCTTCCAGGAAGACACTACTGATGACCCCAAGGGAAGGCACATCAACAATCCTAATGAAAACACTAGGGCCCAGGAAGGGATCGAGTGCCCAACATGATCCTGCACAAGAGGCAGGACTTGATTGGATGGTCACCTCTCTTCAGTTTTGCCGGGGCCACATGAGTGTGGATAGTCCTGGAAACTGACTTACAAATGACAGCTGGgtagatggagaaagaaaaccaTACACAGGGACCtgcaatgcacacacacacacacatacacacacacacaaacacacacacatcccccCCCCCTCCGTGGTACGGGGCCCCCATGGGAGCTGGGCTTGTGCTCCAGCCCTGTTTCCCCCTTTTACTTTTCCATATTAAAAGTCACActcttcaaagagaaaataacatgtaaaaaaaGGGGAGGTGGGAAAACCCAAACTTGTGGAATCGTATCAGATGATTGTGATTGACGTAGTGAGAGactgggttttgtttctttttactgaGTAGCGTGGCATGATGTGACAGTCTCTGCCAGGGCCGTTTTTAATGGCGGTATAATATCTCATGGGAGGGACGTGCCCTTGCTTACCTATGTCTTTTGAACTCTTTagctgtatttcttttcttttttctatgttAAGAAACACTGGAATGAATGTGATGTTTGAGATgattttctttgaatagattcCCCAAAGTAGAATGACCGAGTTGAGAGGATGGATATTTTATGGCTTTTGATAAGTATTACCAACTTGCTTTCCTGAAGGACTGGACCAGTTTGCAATGCCATCAGCCACATATGACAGTGCCGGTTTCACCATGCCTACAGCAACCTTGGGTATTAtctacttttttatatatatatatatcatatataaatgtacatatacatataatttactAACTTGGTTGGCAAAACAAAAGAGCTACATCATTAAGGgcatgttttaatttacatttcttgaaGTGCTACTGcagttgaacatttttatgtttatctgtTAAACTTTCGTATTTCTTTTTGTGACTTGTCCAtgtcctttccatttttctttaacagtATTCCATCTTTCATCCTATTGTTTTTAAGAGTTGGTTGACTCTCTGCACATATGTATAGATGTGTTTGCTTTGTTATGTTAATCGAACACTTATAATGAACAGCACACATATTTCTCTCTAATTCTATTGAGTTCTCATAAAACATTGTGAGGCAATTGCTAATATTacgcccattttacagataagggaacTGAGGCTAAACAGGGGGGGTAGATTTGTTCAAGGACACAgagctggatttgaacccagctctTACAGCACAACCAACCCAGGCTTTAACCCCTGTGCTTTCTGTCTGAGCACTGGGATAGAGTTCCAACTGTCTGTCATGCATGCCTGAAACACTTCCCAGTCTCCATGCCTCCCCTGAGGTGCAGGAAGCAGGCAAGGGAATTATGCAGCTGGCCCTGGATCAAGGGCCTGTGGGAACACAGAGGATCTGGGAAGGCCTCTGGAGGAGAGCCTCCTGAAGGGACAAGTGACTGGAGTGTCATATGGACAGGAGGGGAGAATAGCAAGAAGGGCTTCATTCCTGACCAGCAGGGAGCTGTAGaagtgtgtggggggtgggggggggaggtcACTCGTCCCTCAGTGAAAGCTGAAGCTGAGGGTTAGGCAAGGGACGAAGCAGCCTGGACAAGGCAGTGACGGTGACAGGGAAGGGGAAGCAGGCTGGGAAGAGCTGATAGGACCTGGTGATGGCTGGCATGGGTAGGACAGGAGAAAGGAACCAGCGACCTGGGATCAGGAGAAGCCTGGCTGGGAGCAGCAGGTGGATGCAGTGCCCCTCATGGAGGCCCTGCAAGTTACTCCTCCCTTTACCACTGGGAAAGATCTGATGCCTGGCAGGCCAGGTGATGGGCACAGTAATGCCCGGTGCTTGGCACATGCCTGGCTCTCCGTGGGCCCTTGATGAGTGGCAGCTAGTGGGGCAGAAGGGGCCTTATTATTCCAGGGACTAGAATTTTGCTGGATCTTCCTGTGGGCCCTATACTGGGCCTCCCATACCTGAGGGGTGCCCTGAAGCATGCCTGTAGGTGGGCAGGATTACAGGGCTGCTCGAGCCAATGACCCCACCCAGAGGCAAGTGGGAGGGGAAGGGCAACCCCAAACCCCAGCAGAGAAGGAAACCTGCCCTAAAGCCTCCTTTACCACCAGTGTCTAAGGTGGGTCTGAGCCCTGagctctcctcttccctctggcTGCCCTGGAGTGGGGTCTCCAGAGAAGTTACGTGATGTTCCCAGGATGCTTTGGGAGCTGACCCCTGACGCTCTACCACCCTCCTCTCTTCTCGCCTACAGGCAACCTCCGGGGCTACAGCATGGCAACCCCGAACTTGACAGCCTCTAGCCTTACACCACCCCAGCTGGCACCCCCCAATCTGCAGCAGTTCTTCCCCCAGGCCACCCGCCAGTCCCTGCTGGGCCCCCCTCCTGTCGGGGTCCCCATTAACCCCTCCCAGCTCAACCTCTCCGGGCGGAACCCCCAGAAACAGACCCGGTCCCCCTCCTTCAACACCCCCAATCGCAAGGTGagtggaggctggggaggggagggccggGGGTCAGAGGATGTGCCTGGGCCTTTGGGTAGGCCATGCTCCCTCTTTGTGCCtgggtttcttcatctgtgaaatgggggagGGGGTTGCGCTTGCCTAGTATTTCCCAGATTTCAAACCAAATAATCCTGTGTCTctgatgtgattttctttttccctttttttggtctcagagattgaacccagggcagcttaaccactgagtcacatccccagtccttttctgtttttatatactttatttagagacagactcttgctgagttgctcaaggcctcactaaattgctgaggctggctttgaacttgccatcctcctacctcagcctcctgagtcactgggattacaggcatgcgccaccatgcctggcccctaGTGTGACTTTTATCAGTATTATACCAgtattatatttacttatttacttaatatttctcTTTAAGTCAGCACTGCCTAgtggaaataaaatatgtgtgtgtgtgtgtgtgtgtgtgtatagatatgaCTTAAAGTCTTCTGGTaaccacattaaaaagataaaaaacaggACAAGTTAATTttactgatatattttatttatctcaacatatgaaaaatgtcatttcagTCTGTGATCAATATAAAAAGTGAATGAGGGTCAGGCACAGTGTTGCACgcttctaatcccagtggctcagcagTCGGAggtgggaggatcgcaagttcaaagcctcagcaatttagcaaggccttaggcaattcagtgaggccctgtctcaaaataaaatacagaatagggccgggggtgtggctcagtggttgagtgcccctgagttcaatccctgtaccaaaaaaaaaaaaaaaaaaaagaggactgggaatgtagatcagctggtaaagctcttgcctggcatgtgcagaGTCCTGGGTTTCAACCAGGACCAAGAAAATATCCAAAGCTCCAAACTGCACTCAGGAGCAGTGCAGGTGCAGGAGCCGCCAGGAAGCTCAGGGACAGGACGCTTTGGGGAGGAGGTGGTTCCTTGTGCCAATCTCAGCCTTCGCCTGTTTTTCAGGGAGAGGGTGGACAAGGACCTCTAGATTGTGTACGCTCAGCCacgtttacttttcttttcttttttctcctggtgctgggggtggaacccagggcctcacgcttactaggcaagtgctctcccactgaccTGCATCACCagctgttctttttcttctacgTATAGCAATTAATTTAGACAGTTTAAAATTTAGGTAGTTCccttataaaataaaggtagcaTTCGTTCGTTTGgctttttcagcactggggatggaTTCCAAGGCCTGGCACGTGCTAAATCCacactctacccctgaaccacatgAGGGAAAACTAGAGTTCAGGGCCGAGGTGGACGAGGCAGGCCCAGGGTCAGCCCCATGACTCCCAGATGGGGCCCTTGTCGTGCAGGGAAAGCTGCATAGTTTCTGAGGGACCCAAAGCAGGTAGTTCCTGGGGTGCAATGATGCGGGTACAGATTGTGCTCCCCACTCGGCACTGGTGGAGCGGCCTTagcaggaggaaaggagaagctGCAGCAGGTCACGGGGGCCTCTCCCAGGTGCCCTGGAGCTAACTGGGGCCTTGGTGAGCAGTGCAGATGTGGCATCTGGCCTGGCCCTCCTGCAGGTCTCGGGGGTTAGTGGAGAGGTTTAATGCAAATAATGCTCCAACCAATTAAGACTGGAAAATGCCACAGAAAGGAAGCTGAAGGCTGGCGGCTTGATGGCCTGGACTAGGGGTCGGGACCTAGCCTGGAGTCAGGAAGATTTTCTACAAGAAATGCCTTGAGGCTCCGGGCAAAGGCTGTGGGGCAGGAAGAGACCCAGGGCTTGAGCAGAGAGAGGGCCAGCGTGGACACACGCAGAGGGCCCAGGGCGAGTGCAGACATGAGGCCAGAGGGGCCTGTGGCGGCTGCTCTGCACGGCTGGGCGGTGGACGTCAAAGACGGTTTCTCAAAGGAAGCAGGATTCTTCTTCTCAGACGCTGCCTGAGGAAGACAGGGCAGACCCTCCAGAGGGGTCTGAGGAAGCCAGAGAGTCCCAGCTGGACACAGCTGcaggtgagggaggaggctgctggCCCTTCAGAGGGGACATGGGTTGGGATGGTGGGAGCAGACGTGGGAGGCAGGGACTCTTGGTGGGGGTGAGCCCGGGCCTGTCTCGAGCTCACACACATCCTGCCTGATCTCTGTCCCCTTGCCTGCCTCTGTTCCAGACCAGGATCCATCCCCCTGCCCGGACACCATCACTAGCGAAAAGCACACTCGAGCACCTGAGCCTGAGCCCTGCAAGACATCCGAGCCACCGGCCAAGAGGACCAAGAGGTAACGTTGGAAACATGCCCAGGGCCCAGGGGCCCTGCGCTCAGTCCTGCAAAGGCAGGGTGGGCCCTTCAGTGGAGCTGGAACAAGGAGGGGCTTTGGCCTCTGGCTGGGAGAGAGGTCAGAATTATTTCTGCTCCTTCTTGGGGAGGCTCCAGGTCAGACCCTGGTGTTTTCACAGGGGCTGAGCCACCTGGAGGCCTGACTGGTGGCCAGGTTGCACAGGTGAACATGTGTACCCAGGACCTTAGAAAGTAGGTGGGTTTACAAGGCCAACTGGGTGCTTGTTAGCAAGTCGTGGGAGAGAACAATCTTGCAATTTATTTAGGTGAAACtgaggttggggatgtggctcagtggtacagcgtttgcctagcatgcacgaggccctgggttccatcctcagcaccacgaaaaggggaaaaaaaagaaagacactgaGACACAGAAAGCCAAGGAGTTTGTCCAGAGCCCTCACTTGTAAGCGGTAAAGCTAAAATTGGAAATTGGGTCTTAGCCTTACTGGGGACGCCTGCAGCCTCTTAGAAGACATGACTTTGATCTTTTGACCCAAAGCTCAGAGGAGCCCACAGAGAAGGGGCCTCCAGGGCAGCCACAGACCCGGATGACAGTACCGAAGCAGACACAGACTCCAGAGTTCCTGCCTGAGCCATTGGAAGCCCGAGGGATGCCACGGTTCCAGCCACGGGTCCTGCAAATCCAGACCCAAGTACAGCCACAGATGCTACCAGTGGACACCCAGGTGCAGCCAAAGCTGCACAAACAGGCACAAACACAGACCTCTCCAGAGCACTTAGGGCTGCAGCAGAAGCAGGGGCAGCCCCCAGCCCAGTCACAGCCCCCAGGGCAGGTGCAGCCACAGCTGCAGAAGCAGGTCCAGACACAGGTGCAGCCACAGCTGCAGAAGCAGGCCCAGACACAGACGCAGCCCCAGGCCCAGACACAGACACAGCCCCAGGCCCAGACACAGACGCAGTCCGAGGCCCAGACACAGGCGCAGCCCCGGGCCCAGACACAGGCGCAGCCCCGGGAGCAGCCTTCAGCTCAGGTGCCGGCACAGCCCGCCGAGCAGCCCCAGAGTCCGCCACAGGCCCAGCGACCGGGGTGTGTGCCGGCGCCAGAGCAAGCCCCTGTTCCGGGTCATGCCGTGGTGCTGGAGGCGCCGCCTGACGCAGTGGAAGCCGGGGGAGGTGAGTGGCTCCAGCCGTCTGGAGATGGGACAGCCCTGCCTAGGCCCTTCTGTCTTCCCTGGCACTGTCAAGCCTCCACTGGGTGCTTCCAGAGCCTGATGGTGGGCCTGGAACGCCGGACTTGAAGGTCCTGGCTGTGGGCAGAGAAGGCAGAGGGACCGTGAAAAaaggtgcacacctgtcattTCAGGCACAGAGGCGGCATCACCAGAGCCAGTGGGTGCCCAGGTCAGCGTGGGAGCGAGCCAGGAGGAGCCGGCCAGTGGCCTGGATATGGgagaatgtgaaaaaagagccagGGAGATGCTGGGGGTGGGTAGAAGCGGAATGTGGCTGCACGAGAGGCCGGAGGCTGATGGCGGGATGGCCCTCTGCCCCAGGCCACCTCAGGGGCTCCAT
The Sciurus carolinensis chromosome 14, mSciCar1.2, whole genome shotgun sequence DNA segment above includes these coding regions:
- the Ciz1 gene encoding cip1-interacting zinc finger protein isoform X7, which produces MFNQQQQQFQQQQLQQQQLLQLQQLLQQSPPQAPLPMAVSRGLPQQQPQQQLLSLQGTHSASLLNGSLLQRALLLQQLQGLDQFAMPSATYDSAGFTMPTATLGNLRGYSMATPNLTASSLTPPQLAPPNLQQFFPQATRQSLLGPPPVGVPINPSQLNLSGRNPQKQTRSPSFNTPNRKDSSSQTLPEEDRADPPEGSEEARESQLDTAADQDPSPCPDTITSEKHTRAPEPEPCKTSEPPAKRTKSSEEPTEKGPPGQPQTRMTVPKQTQTPEFLPEPLEARGMPRFQPRVLQIQTQVQPQMLPVDTQVQPKLHKQAQTQTSPEHLGLQQKQGQPPAQSQPPGQVQPQLQKQVQTQVQPQLQKQAQTQTQPQAQTQTQPQAQTQTQSEAQTQAQPRAQTQAQPREQPSAQVPAQPAEQPQSPPQAQRPGCVPAPEQAPVPGHAVVLEAPPDAVEAGGGTEAASPEPVGAQVSVGASQEEPASGLDMGECEKRAREMLGMWGAGGSLKVTILQSSNSRAFSTVSLTPVSRPGDPTSATPATPGTPSRQAATPGTPSRQALQFFCYICKASCSSQQEFQDHLSEAQHQQRLGEIQHMSQACLLSLLPMPRDVLEREEEEPPPRRWCHTCQVYYVGDLIQHRRTQDHKLPSHLRADYTAEGCGFACSRAGAEPGWLSVDVVGLRWKIAKQSLRPFCTICNRYFKTPRKFVEHVKSQGHKDKAKELKTLEKEMAGQDEDHFITVDAVGCFEGDEEEEDEDEDEEEEIEVDEEFCKQVRSRDISREEWKGSETYSPNTAYGMDFLVPVMGYVCRICHKFYHSNSGAQLSHCKSLAHFENLQKYKAAKNPSPTSRPVSRRCAINARNALTALFTSSGGSGRPPSQLSTQDTAKTTSKVTARPPNPPPPPRRSTRLKT
- the Ciz1 gene encoding cip1-interacting zinc finger protein isoform X4, whose translation is MFNQQQQQFQQQQLQQQQLLQLQQLLQQSPPQAPLPMAVSRGLPQQQPQQQLLSLQGTHSASLLNGSLLQRALLLQQLQGLDQFAMPSATYDSAGFTMPTATLGNLRGYSMATPNLTASSLTPPQLAPPNLQQFFPQATRQSLLGPPPVGVPINPSQLNLSGRNPQKQTRSPSFNTPNRKDSSSQTLPEEDRADPPEGSEEARESQLDTAADQDPSPCPDTITSEKHTRAPEPEPCKTSEPPAKRTKSSEEPTEKGPPGQPQTRMTVPKQTQTPEFLPEPLEARGMPRFQPRVLQIQTQVQPQMLPVDTQVQPKLHKQAQTQTSPEHLGLQQKQGQPPAQSQPPGQVQPQLQKQVQTQVQPQLQKQAQTQTQPQAQTQTQPQAQTQTQSEAQTQAQPRAQTQAQPREQPSAQVPAQPAEQPQSPPQAQRPGCVPAPEQAPVPGHAVVLEAPPDAVEAGGGTEAASPEPVGAQMWGAGGSLKVTILQSSNSRAFSTVSLTPVSRPGDPTSATPATPGTPSRQAATPGTPSRQALQFFCYICKASCSSQQEFQDHLSEAQHQQRLGEIQHMSQACLLSLLPMPRDVLEREEEEPPPRRWCHTCQVYYVGDLIQHRRTQDHKLPSHLRADYTAEGCGFACSRAGAEPGWLSVDVVGLRWKIAKQSLRPFCTICNRYFKTPRKFVEHVKSQGHKDKAKELKTLEKEMAGQDEDHFITVDAVGCFEGDEEEEDEDEDEEEEIEVDEEFCKQVRSRDISREEWKGSETYSPNTAYGMDFLVPVMGYVCRICHKFYHSNSGAQLSHCKSLAHFENLQKYKAAKNPSPTSRPVSRRCAINARNALTALFTSSGGSGRPPSQLSTQDTAKTTSKVTARPPNPPPPPRRSTRLKT
- the Ciz1 gene encoding cip1-interacting zinc finger protein isoform X5, producing the protein MFNQQQQQFQQQQLQQQQLLQLQQLLQQSPPQAPLPMAVSRGLPQQQPQQQLLSLQGTHSASLLNGSLLQRALLLQQLQGLDQFAMPSATYDSAGFTMPTATLGNLRGYSMATPNLTASSLTPPQLAPPNLQQFFPQATRQSLLGPPPVGVPINPSQLNLSGRNPQKQTRSPSFNTPNRKDSSSQTLPEEDRADPPEGSEEARESQLDTAADQDPSPCPDTITSEKHTRAPEPEPCKTSEPPAKRTKSSEEPTEKGPPGQPQTRMTVPKQTQTPEFLPEPLEARGMPRFQPRVLQIQTQVQPQMLPVDTQVQPKLHKQAQTQTSPEHLGLQQKQGQPPAQSQPPGQVQPQLQKQVQTQVQPQLQKQAQTQTQPQAQTQTQPQAQTQTQSEAQTQAQPRAQTQAQPREQPSAQVPAQPAEQPQSPPQAQRPGCVPAPEQAPVPGHAVVLEAPPDAVEAGGGTEAASPEPVGAQVSVGASQEEPASGLDMGECEKRAREMLGMWGAGGSLKVTILQSSNSRAFSTVSLTPVSRPGDPTSATPATPGTPSRQAATPGTPSRQALQFFCYICKASCSSQQEFQDHLSEAQHQQRLGEIQHMSQACLLSLLPMPRDVLEREEEEPPPRRWCHTCQVYYVGDLIQHRRTQDHKIAKQSLRPFCTICNRYFKTPRKFVEHVKSQGHKDKAKELKTLEKEMAGQDEDHFITVDAVGCFEGDEEEEDEDEDEEEEIEVDEEFCKQVRSRDISREEWKGSETYSPNTAYGMDFLVPVMGYVCRICHKFYHSNSGAQLSHCKSLAHFENLQKYKAAKNPSPTSRPVSRRCAINARNALTALFTSSGGSGRPPSQLSTQDTAKTTSKVTARPPNPPPPPRRSTRLKT
- the Ciz1 gene encoding cip1-interacting zinc finger protein isoform X3 — encoded protein: MFNQQQQQFQQQQLQQQQLLQLQQLLQQSPPQAPLPMAVSRGLPQQQPQQQLLSLQGTHSASLLNGSLLQRALLLQQLQGLDQFAMPSATYDSAGFTMPTATLGNLRGYSMATPNLTASSLTPPQLAPPNLQQFFPQATRQSLLGPPPVGVPINPSQLNLSGRNPQKQTRSPSFNTPNRKDSSSQTLPEEDRADPPEGSEEARESQLDTAADQDPSPCPDTITSEKHTRAPEPEPCKTSEPPAKRTKSSEEPTEKGPPGQPQTRMTVPKQTQTPEFLPEPLEARGMPRFQPRVLQIQTQVQPQMLPVDTQVQPKLHKQAQTQTSPEHLGLQQKQGQPPAQSQPPGQVQPQLQKQVQTQVQPQLQKQAQTQTQPQAQTQTQPQAQTQTQSEAQTQAQPRAQTQAQPREQPSAQVPAQPAEQPQSPPQAQRPGCVPAPEQAPVPGHAVVLEAPPDAVEAGGGTEAASPEPVGAQVSVGASQEEPASGLDMGECEKRAREMLGMWGAGGSLKVTILQSSNSRAFSTVSLTPVSRPGDPTSATPATPGTPSRQAATPGTPSRQALQFFCYICKASCSSQQEFQDHLSEAQHQQRLGEIQHMSQACLLSLLPMPRDVLEREEEEPPPRRWCHTCQVYYVGDLIQHRRTQDHKLPSHLRADYTAEGCGFACSRAGAEPGWLSVDVVGLRWKIAKQSLRPFCTICNRYFKTPRKFVEHVKSQGHKDKAKELKTLEKEMAGQDEDHFITVDAVGCFEGDEEEEDEDEDEEEEIEVDEEFCKQVRSRDISREEWKGSETYSPNTAYGMDFLVPVMGYVCRICHKFYHSNSGAQLSHCKSLAHFENLQKYKAAKNPSPTSRPVSRRCAINARNALTALFTSSGGSGRPPSQLSTQDTAKTTSKD
- the Ciz1 gene encoding cip1-interacting zinc finger protein isoform X2; protein product: MFNQQQQQFQQQQLQQQQLLQLQQLLQQSPPQAPLPMAVSRGLPQQQPQQQLLSLQGTHSASLLNGSLLQRALLLQQLQGLDQFAMPSATYDSAGFTMPTATLGNLRGYSMATPNLTASSLTPPQLAPPNLQQFFPQATRQSLLGPPPVGVPINPSQLNLSGRNPQKQTRSPSFNTPNRKDSSSQTLPEEDRADPPEGSEEARESQLDTAADQDPSPCPDTITSEKHTRAPEPEPCKTSEPPAKRTKSSEEPTEKGPPGQPQTRMTVPKQTQTPEFLPEPLEARGMPRFQPRVLQIQTQVQPQMLPVDTQVQPKLHKQAQTQTSPEHLGLQQKQGQPPAQSQPPGQVQPQLQKQVQTQVQPQLQKQAQTQTQPQAQTQTQPQAQTQTQSEAQTQAQPRAQTQAQPREQPSAQVPAQPAEQPQSPPQAQRPGCVPAPEQAPVPGHAVVLEAPPDAVEAGGGTEAASPEPVGAQVSVGASQEEPASGLDMGECEKRAREMLGMWGAGGSLKVTILQSSNSRAFSTVSLTPVSRPGDPTSATPATPGTPSRQAATPGTPSRQALQFFCYICKASCSSQQEFQDHLSEAQHQQRLGEIQHMSQACLLSLLPMPRDVLEREEEEPPPRRWCHTCQVYYVGDLIQHRRTQDHKLPSHLRADYTAEGCGFACSRAGAEPGWLSVDVVGLRWKIAKQSLRPFCTICNRYFKTPRKFVEHVKSQGHKDKAKELKTLEKEMAGQDEDHFITVDAVGCFEGDEEEEDEDEDEEEEIEVDEEFCKQVRSRDISREEWKGSETYSPNTAYGMDFLVPVMGYVCRICHKFYHSNSGAQLSHCKSLAHFENLQKYKAAKNPSPTSRPVSRRCAINARNALTALFTSSGGSGRPPSQLSTQDTAKTTSKCPH